TTGAGGGGCCAGATAAGGGGGTTGAAGGAGTTTGTGAGTACGAGTACGAGGACGGATGGGCAGACGAGTGATGAGGTTTTTGGGGATGGGATGGCGAGGTTGGGGAATGGGTTGCAGAATTGGGTTATTACGAATTTTCGGAGGGCAAAGCTGGGTATGTTTCTTCTGTCTCATCAGCATTTCGACGTATCGGGATAACTGCTGACATTTTCTGGATTCCTGGTAGTCGACTTTGTGACAGTAGACGAGGCAACGCTCGCGGAACTGGGTGAACTGGTCCCCATGTACGAGGAACTTGCGCAGACGGCCAAGGTACACTTGTTGCAGTCGATTGTGTCCAAGGTCCTAGTGGAAATGGTGTTTGATGCCTACTTTGTAGGTCTGTCGGATGGCCAGACGCGGGACTTTCGACAAATGGAGGAGCTTCTATCCTCCTTTGGTACGTACATGCTTAAAAGACAAATTGTTTTTGGATGTGCTAACAAGACACAGCGGCCACAGACGAATCCATAAACCAATGGCGCGCATCCACACTCGCCCTTATACGCCGCGACGCTCCTCAACTCCTCCAAACCTCTACGACAGGATACGTCGAACAAGTGATTTCTCGAACAAACCGGATTCTGGACTCCATCACCGACAGCAGCACCGCATCGTCGACTTCACGCTCGGAGGCACGAGACTCGGCGCTCCGCGTCCTGGTCAACAACTCGGTCGAGCTGGCGCGGCTGCTGGTCGCGCAAAAGGCCGTGTTGAGGGTGTACATGCCACAGGTGCTGCCGCATCAGCAGGTCATGTTTGAGGCGGAGACGATGGAGGATGTGGGcggggaggacgaggaggctCTCGCGAGGAGGGAGATTTGGTGTGTTGTGTTCCCGGGGGTGATTAAGCATGGGGATGAGAATGGGGGCCAGATGCAGTTTCGGAATGTCATTGCTAAGGCGAGGGTTCTTTGTAGTCCTGAGGATTGAATATGGGTGTATGTATGGGTTCTAGGTCACTGGATAGATTTGCATGGGCGTTGGATCATAGCGATAGGTGTTTAATGATACATTGCATGGGCTGTTGACTTTGCATTCTGTCAGAAATCCTTCTACACATGTGGACACATAGGTAACAGGACAAAGTCAATCTAGGATAAATTCATCGCAGGGTATCATTACAACTACCAATAAATCAGCCAAACAATCCCATCCCGCACATCATCAATTCGCACCATCCAAAACTAAtccctcgtcctcgtcggATCCCAAGGCGAAGCCCTCCTCTCCGGCACAGCACTAAGCGTACTCTGCTGCCCGGGCGTCATCTGCCCCGACGCCAAGTCCGGCGTCAAAGAACCACTCGCACCCACATCCGATACCCTCGCCGTTCCCTCCGCcggtttcttcttgttctccttcttcctcctctcgcCGGAGAGCTTCAGCGCATCAATGTGGCTGCGCTCAAAGGCTTTCGCGTACGACAACCCCGAGCCGGGCTGTGGTTCGGCGCGCGACGACGTGCCCGAGGGTCGATGGTCGTCGAGTTCCTGGTCGGCGGTGTCTTTGGGCgggttggggttggtgttgctgcgtTTGCGCTTCCACCAGGCCATGATTTTGGGCCAGGGCAGTCCGAGCCACCCGAAGAAAGCGAGTCCTATGAttgtgaggatgatgagcaCGGGGATGAGGACGCTGAGGTTGGGGCCCGAGTAGTCGTTGCGTTTGgggtggatggtggcggtgggtggtggaaatgggtttggtggcatttggCTAGTTTTGTTTGTCAAATAGGGTTGGATTCTGGTAAGGTAGGTTGGATGTTGATTAGGTTGAGTAGGCGTGACGCCCCATGCGGTGATGTAAATGATTATGAATTTGAGGGAGTTGATAAATGGGGATGAGATTGGGGAATGCGAACTATTTCAAGTCCTGGCTGAGGGGACCGCTTCAACTGATGACATTGAACCAGGTACTTCATTTTGATAGCCTGAATGATTTGGTtgggtttggtctggtggttaAGCAGCTTCTAGTTTGGGCTGGTGCATCACTGGTGGTGTCACATTacgcaccagttgacataCTAAACATGTCGGGAATGGCACACTGGTCTAGTATTTCCCAGCGGGGACGTCAACCTGATTGATTAAATGCCTGTTATTAATTGTGTTGCGTGCGTAGTCGATGTAGCTTACTGCGACAGTCCATTCCCCCAAGTCCCAAAGGGAAACCAGCGAACAAGCTACTCCCACGATGGCCTCGCCTCATCATTCGAATGGAATCGCAGCGACAGCTTACCGCTTCTGAGCAGCGGCAAAAGAACCGTCTGACAGCCCTGAGATAGCTCCGACAGAAGTTCCCAACCATGGCTATTCTGGTCCCCTGCACGACGACTTGCAACTTGTGGCTGCCAGCCACCGGGGAGAGAATGGCGAATGGGTTAAGTCTGGTCCAACGGGAGGCGAGAAACGATGCGGGGGTTTGGCGTCAAACacttgttgtctggtgtctggtgctggtgtctGCTGCGATTGATTCATACATGGATTTATTGATTTGTTTGACCCTCAGTTTGCTTCAACTCCACTGTGCCGAGTGCCGGATCCATCCTTgttcaccaccaccacaatgCCACATATTCCTACCAGGACCAGTTTCCAGAGCTCTCGCATAATAGTTGGCGTATTTATTTCAGATTTGATGCCCAGCATCTCGGGTTCTATTTTAATGTCATGTAGTGGGATGCCAACACATCTACCTAAGAGCTAACCCAGCCAATTGCCGTGGCTTATCCAGATTCACAACTACATGACAATAAATCATGACAACATAACATATAGCATGTACGACCTTAGCATAACAATCCTAAAGTCACTTATATTTATTCCTTATTTAGAGTAGAGATTTAGCCACATACACCATTCTAACCGTTAACccttcacaaccaccaactaCTTCCCAAACGCCTTGGCCGCATCTTCCAAAAACGCAACCGTCTCCTCCGGCCGACTCAACATGGGCGAATGACTACTTTGTATCTCTCGAGCCTCCAATTCCACACCCCTGTCCTTAGCCATCTGAACcaccatcttctgcatcgCAATCGGCAGCCCCCTATCCTCCGTAGTCTGCAACTGCCAGCACGGCACGTCCCGCCACCCTTCGTACGaatcctcgccgccctcctTGAGGACTTTGAGCGACTGGGGCAGTATCCTGCTCGCCCACATTTCTGCCTCTTCGTCAGGGAGGTCATGGTAGAACATGTCTTTGATGTCGGCCGTGATGACGGCAAAGCCAGTCTCGGTATCGGCTTTCCATGTGGGTGGAGGTGTGCCGCCCACACAGTCGAGGAAACTCATGCCTGCCGTGTTGAAGCCTGTCGCTATCAGGACTACGCCAATGACGTGGCCTGTTGCGGTTGAAGGTGCCGTTTTCTTTGAGAGCCCTTTGATGGCACTTAGGCCGACAAAGCCGCCGTACGAGTGTACGACTACCACGACGTCGAGTCCTGCTGTGGTCTCGAGCGTGATAGCATCACGAGTAGCTTTGATGTCGTCCGCAAAGGAGACGCTTGGATCGCCATTGGTAGATGGAAGAGTCACAGCAACACTTTTGTAGCCTTTGGTTGATAGGacagccttgaccttgtcccAAGTTGATGCAGCATGCCATGCTCCTGGGACTAAGACAAATGTTGGTTTGGAAGACATGTTGGGAATAGTGAAAGAGTAGTGTACAAATGAAGGGTAAATGTGATGAGGAATTAGACAAGACTTGGTGAAAGCCTACGGGATATTTATACTTTCACTTATATGTCATGTATTGCTGCCGCAGTGTGAAAGCCGGGTTGCCGGAAACTCTCATTTCGGTCCCCTGTCTTGCTATCCTAACAATTCGGAATATGACGGCAAGATTGCAACGAAAATTCCTTGTTTATTAGAACTAGTCTGTTTAACCGGCGTACAATACACATTTCGGGACGTCTTAACCAAAGGCCGCGAATGAACAGCGTCTGCTTCCTCTTGGCTCCCGGTCCGGATCGAATCCAACGGGGCGGCCCCATCAACGGCTTGCTTGTGCCGGGGGTTGGCTTGAGCGCCGATGGGTTCGTCCGATGGGTTCGGCCCCATCATCGCCTCAGTCTGGCAAAGCGTCAAGGAACTCTGCGGAAATTGTGGGTCGTTCTAGAAGGAAGCATTGAAACAATTGCGGCTTCGCGCCGTTGACGATGCTAAACATCTGATGACTTGGCACAACGGTGAGGTGGCGTACGGCATTATTCGATTTTCGCATCTATGTCTATATCGCATAATACACTGTATTATACCGTGACATGTTAGCTCATACTCGACGATAGACAAATACCGTATTCCAAACCCTCCTCCAGGTGTTGTTCAGCCGACACTGCATTGGGTATAAGATCATGTAGAAACTGTTAGCATGGTTAGATCTTCTTCTCTCAAAATTACGGCTCATTCACAACATGAGCGACATGGAATATTGCACCAACGCTTAATTTGGCCCCCATGGACTTTGTTTGCCATTCTGCGACAAACCATCTAAAGCAAACCAAACTGCCTGTATTCTTGTTGCCGGATAGTCGATCACGCACTGGCATATTCCATGCCAGCACTGCGCAACAACGTGAGCAGATTGTTTCAACGTTCTGCTGCCTGCCCATGAAGTCATAGCTCGCCCATAACACATCtcttcaagaccaaccaTGCACAAGTCTGACCATCTATGGCCTCTCTTTCTGGCCGATGCGGTGGGTCACAGACTTCTCGTTGCAGGGGAATGCATTGGATGGGGCCAATCTTGACTTGAGCCTCAACTTTCGGGGTCTGCCACTGCCCCCTCGCATTGACATCAGTCACTCCCCACTCAGCTGGGTCCCGTCAATCCTGGGAGATTCAAACCAAGATCAGCCAGCACTTGCTCGCCAATCCACAGGCCCAATCACAGTGTCTGAATGCCGGAACTCTGCAATGCAACATGGGTGCTTGGATATCGGCCGCCATATAGCAGCCAGGAAAAGGGTAAACCAGCCACGAAATGAAGCAATTTCATAGCT
The genomic region above belongs to Pochonia chlamydosporia 170 chromosome 2, whole genome shotgun sequence and contains:
- a CDS encoding alpha/beta-Hydrolase (similar to Glarea lozoyensis ATCC 20868 XP_008083730.1), producing the protein MSSKPTFVLVPGAWHAASTWDKVKAVLSTKGYKSVAVTLPSTNGDPSVSFADDIKATRDAITLETTAGLDVVVVVHSYGGFVGLSAIKGLSKKTAPSTATGHVIGVVLIATGFNTAGMSFLDCVGGTPPPTWKADTETGFAVITADIKDMFYHDLPDEEAEMWASRILPQSLKVLKEGGEDSYEGWRDVPCWQLQTTEDRGLPIAMQKMVVQMAKDRGVELEAREIQSSHSPMLSRPEETVAFLEDAAKAFGK